The genome window AAGCAGCGGCTCTGCATGGTGGATGGCAGCCGGTCAAGCATATTTCAGTGATAGAAGCCTTTCCGGTGGGACGCTCGGTCAGCTATGAACCGTTCGGTCCAAGCCCTTTGAAAATCGCCTCGACACCGCCACGATGGGCTTCTCGGCGTGCAATAGCCTGTTCAACCCGCACAATCTCAGCTTTCAAGCGGGCGATATAGTCCCGTAATTCATCGATCCCGAGAGGATCGAGTATCAACGGCCATGAACCGGTGGGAGGGCGGGGAAGATCATCATCCTGCATCTGGTTATCCAATAGCCTGAGGTTTGAACGAAGCACCGCTCGCCGGGAGAAATCATGTGGAGGGATCAGGTTATGACACAGCCCTGCAACGGCAAGTCTTGACCCGGCATGGCGCTCAGGTCCATATGCCCGTCATCCCCTACTCATGAACTTTTTCTGCCTGGTCACCGCGCGGCCAGGCGAGGTGATGGAACAGCATGACTCTGCCATTGATGCCGAAAGCCACCGCGGTTTGGCTGATCGAAAAGACGGGTCTGACCTTCACGCAGATCGCCGAATTTTGTGGTATGCACCCTCTGGAAGTGCAGGCGATTGCCGATGGCGAGGTGGCACAGGGGATTGTGGGATATGATCCCATCGCCAATGGCCAGCTGACAGCCGCAGACATCAAGGCGTGCGAAGCTGATACCAGCCGTCATCTGAAACTAGCGCCGTCCGCCATTGCCTTGCAGAAGCGGTCAAAGGGCGCACGCTATACCCCCGTGGCAAAGCGCAATGACCGCCCGGATGCGATCATTTTCCTGCTGCGCAATTATCCCCAGCTATCGGACGTGCAGATTGGCAAACTGGTCGGCACCACCAAGGATACCATCCAGAAAATCCGTGACCGGACGCATTGGAACAGCGCCAATATCAAGCCGCGCGATCCGGTGATTCTGGGTCTGTGCAGCCAGACCGACCTGAATGCCATGGTTCAACAGGCCAACGAGCGCCTGATGCGGGAAGGACAGGAAGTACCACAGCCGCTTCCGATCGAAGATGAGGATGATACCTCAGTCTGATCGATAACCTGCTGGAAAAGGCGACAATGCGGACCGTATCATTCATGATCCGGCCCGCATTGTGTGCGGTGTATGATCTCCAGATGGTTAGGCCTGTTCTCCGTGATCCTGCTGAAGCCTGTCCAGTTCCTCCTTCAGCTTCAGCTTTTCCAGCTTGAGACGTGTCAGAGTATCCTCATCGGGTCTGGGGCGGATTTCTTCCTGGGCGATCTTGTTTTCCAAGGCAGCATGACGGTCTTTCAGAGACTCAATCCGTCCAGTCAGGGACATCCGCTTCCTCCATATCTGTACTGTGACAGGCGGGGATTGAGCAGCATTCTAACGAACCCCTCCTGCCTTATCCACCAAGCCTAGCCACAGCCTGTCGACGCTGTCAGCCCCTTTGCCGCTTTTTACGCCTGACAGTGCATCGGCCCATTGCGAAGGCAGCCCAAGCGGGATACAGGCTTTCTCTTCACTTTGCCCGAGAGTGTCATTTCAAGCCATGCTGAAAGACCGTGACGCCCTGCTTCGCCAGCTGCATGAACTGCGTAGTGAGCATCGCGACCTCGATACCGTCATCAGCCGTCTGGCCGATCAGGGTGCACTGGATCAGTTGCAGCTTCAGCGGCTGAAAAAGCGTAAGCTGCTGATCAAGGACGAAGTAAGCCGTCTGGAAAGTAATCTCATCCCGGACAATATCGCCTGATCTTATGAACCCCGTGCATCATTCCTCCTCCCCGCTGGTCGGGATTATCATGGGCAGCCAGTCCGACTGGCCGACCATGGTGCATGCTGCCGAAACCCTGACCAAGCTCGGTATCCCGCATGAAAAGCGCATCGTCTCCGCGCACCGGACGCCGGATCGGCTGGCCGATTATGCGCGTACGGCGTCCAGCCGGGGCCTGAAAGTCGTTATCGCCGGAGCGGGCGGAGCAGCCCATCTGCCCGGCATGTGCGCGGCATGGACGCGCCTGCCTGTTCTGGGCGTGCCGGTGGAATCCCACGCCCTGAAGGGCATGGACAGCCTGATGTCCATCGTCCAGATGCCCGGCGGCATTCCGGTCGGCACCCTGGCCATCGGCAAGGCCGGCGCCATCAACGCCGCTCTGCTGGCCGCCTCCATCCTCGCCCTGTCCGACCCTGCCCTGGCAACGCGGCTCGATGAATGGAGGGCCGCCCAGACCGCATCGGTTGCTGAAACAGTAGACGAAACAGCCTCTCTTCCGCGATAAGCCTGCCCCATGACAATTGCCCTTCCCCCCAATGCCACCATCGGCATCATTGGCGGCGGCCAGCTTGGCCGTATGTCCGCCTTGGCGGCTGCTCGCCTTGGCTATCGCTGCCATATCCTGAGCGATGCGCCGGATTCGCCTGCCATTCAGGTCTCTGCCGCACATACGATCGGGGCCTATGACGATCCGCAGGCCCTTCGCGCTTTTGCCAATGCCGTCGATGTGGTGACGTTCGAGTTCGAAAATGTCAGCGCCGAAGGGCTGGATCTGCTGGCTTCACTGAAACCGGTCCATCCCTCCCCCACCATTCTGCGTATCAGTCAGGATCGTCTGTCGGAAAAGACCTTCCTGAACAATGCCGGCATCCCCACCGCGCCATGGCATGCCGTCACCAGCCGGGCCGAGCTGGATGAGGCCGTTACGGCGCTCGGTTATCCCTCCATCCTGAAAACCACCCGGCTTGGCTATGACGGCAAGGGCCAGGCACGGCTGAACGGGCCTGATGATCTGGATGAAGCGTGGAAGACTCTGTCTCCACACCCGCTGGTGCTGGAAGGCTTCGTGGATTTCGCGATGGAAATCAGTGTCGTTGTGGCCCGCAGTGCCTCCGGCACTATTGCCGCATTCGATACGGTGGAAAACCGCCATCGCCATCACATTCTGGACCTGACGCTTGCCCCTGCCCGCCTGCCGGAGGAAACAGCACAGGCCGCCCAGACCATCGCCCGTAAAGTGGCAGAGGCGCTGGGGTTGATCGGGCTGCTGGCCGTCGAAATGTTCGTGGATGCACAGGGGCGCGTTCTGGTGAACGAAATCGCGCCCCGGCCGCATAATTCCGGGCACTGGACCATGGATGCCTGCCCGGTCAGCCAGTTCGAGATGCATATCCGCGCCGTGGCCGGCCTGCCCCTGCCCCCTGCAATCCGCCATTCCGATGCGGTCATGCGCAATCTGGTGGGGCCGGAGGATGTTGCGCTGTGGCCGGATATTCTCGCCACGCCCGGACTGATCCCGCATCTTTATGGGAAAGCCGAAGCCCGGCCGGGCCGCAAGATGGGACATGTCAACCGGCTGTTCCCGCGCGGCGCCCTTCCCGGTGATCTGGGGATTGCCGACGCGCTGGGGAAACTGGCCAGAGAAGCGGAATAAACTCTCCCTCATTGAAAAAGACATGTCTTTCTGACAGCGATTGCCCTTCTGCTCCGGCAGTGGGGCAATCGCTGTTTTCCTGTCAGATGTCGGCCAAATTCAGGGCCGCTCCTTGTCGAGGCACAAGATCGGGTGCCACACTGGGGCCAAAGGTCGGCCCGATATGGCTGGCCAAGAAACGACAGGAAACGTGCCATGGCGAAGATTACGGTAAAAACGCCCCTCGTTGACCTTGATGGCGACGAGATGACCCGGATCATCTGGGGCTTCATCAAGCAGAAGCTGATCTTGCCGTATCTGGATATCACGCTCGAATCCTATGATCTCAGCATCCAGAACCGTGATGCCACAGACGATGCCGTCACCGTGGACGCCGCCAACGCGATCAAGCGTCTGGGGGTCGGCGTGAAATGTGCCACCATCACACCTGATGAGGCGCGGGTGAAGGAATTCGGTCTCAAGAAAATGTGGCGCAGCCCGAACGGCACCATCCGCAATATCCTCGACGGCACGATTTTCCGTGAGCCGATTATCTGCGCCAATGTCCCGCGTCTGGTTCCACACTGGAGCAAGCCGATCGTGGTCGGACGCCATGCCTATGGTGACATATACCGGGCTGCCGAACTGACCGTGCCAGGGCCGGGAGAGGTTTCTCTGGTCTATCAACCCGCCGATGGAGGACCAGCCCAGACACTGGAGGTGCATCGCTTTGCCGGTGAAGGCGTCGCCATGGGGATGCATAATACCCGCGCCTCCATCGAAGGCTTTGCCCGCGCATCGTTCAATTACGGTCTGGCTCGTGGATACCCGGTCTATCTCTCGACCAAAAACACTATCCTCAAATCCTATGACGGGATGTTCAAGGATATTTTCCAGACCATTTACATCGATGAATTCCGGGAAAAATTCGAAAAGCAGAACCTGCATTACGAGCACCGGCTGATTGACGACATGGTTGCCAGCGCCCTGAAATGGACCGGCGGTTATGTCTGGGCCTGCAAGAACTATGATGGCGATGTACAGAGCGATATCGTGGCCCAGGGCTACGGTTCTCTCGGGCTGATGACCAGCGTATTGATGACGCCGGACGGCCAGACAGTGGAAAGCGAGGCTGCTCATGGAACAGTCACACGCCATTACCGGGAACACCAGCAGGGCCGCCCCACCTCCACCAACCCCATTGCCTCCATTTTCGCATGGACACGCGGGTTGGCTTATCGAGGCCGCTTCGATCAGACTCCGGATGTGACGGGCTTTGCCGAAACGCTGGAGCGTGTCTGCATCGAAACCGTTGAATCAGGCATCATGACCAAGGATCTGGCTTTGCTGATCGACAAGACTCATCCTTGGGAAACGACAGAATCCTTCCTGAAAATTCTTGATGAGCGGCTGAAGAAGGCCATGGTCTGATCCTGACCTTCCCGGTAACCTCACAGACAGGGACGAAAATGATACAAAGACGCGGCTTTTTGATGACCTCCCTGATAGGCGGCTTCAGCACGGCGGCCGGCGCAGCCCATGCCGCCGCCATTCATACCGGCACGCATGGGATCATGGCCGGTGAAAAGCACATCAAAGTAAGCGATGGAGAAATCCCGGCCTATGTTGCGTCTCCGCAGGGCAAGGGACCGTTCCCGACCGTGCTGGTGATCGAAGAAATTTTTGGCGTGCATGAATATATTCGCGATGTCTGCCGCCGTCTGGCGCATGAAGGGTTCATGGCGGTGGCGCCGGAGCTGTATGCGCGGCTGGGCGATCTGTCGAAAATGAGTGACGTGCAGACTATTCTGCGCGACGTCATCAGCAAGGCGCCTGATGCCACTGTGTTCGATGATCTGGACCATGCCGCCACCTGGGCTGCCGCGCATGGTGGCAGCGCCGACAGGCTTGGCGTGATTGGTTTCTGCCGGGGCGGACGTGACGTATGGCTGTACGCCACGCATAATCCCAAACTGAAAGCAGCCGTCGCCTATTACGGCCCGGTCAAAACCGAGGATACCGAGATCCAGCCGCATTCTCCGCTGGACGTGGCGGATCAGCTGAAATGTCCGCTACTCGGGCTGTATGGCGGTCAGGACAAGATGATCGACCCGGCCGATGTTCAGAAAGCCGCCGACAAAGCGACAGCGGCCGGAAAGCGCGTGGAAATCGTCAATTACTATATGGCCGATCACGGTTTCCATGCCGATTACCGCCCGACCTATAACGAGGCGGTCGCCAAAAATGCGTGGGGCCGCACCCTCGCCTGGCTCCGCGATCATGGCGTCCGATGAGGCTGCGATCGCGGAAGGTCGTGTCGTCGTGGCTTGCGATACGGATTACGGTCGACGGCCAAAAGCCTGTTCAATTTTCTGATCCGTCTTGTACTGGCTGAGTGCATAAACGGCCCAGATGGTGGCAGGCAGCCACCCGATCAGGGTGACCTGAAGAATCAGGCAGACCACACCGGAAATGGGTCGACCGATGGTAAAAAAGGTCAACCAGGGCAGAATCAGAGCAATCAGCAGACGCATGGTCCTATCTCCAGAGTATGGATGTGATGATAGACGGAAAAAGCCGCCCCGGTCACCGGAGCGGCTTTTTCCGTCGTTCCTGAACACGCAAGCGATCAAGCCGCCATAGCATCCCGCACGGCCTGCAAGGCCGCATCGGCCTGGGCGGCATCCGGTCCACCGGCCTGCGCCATATCCGGGCGGCCACCACCGCCTTTACCACCAACTGCCGCACTGGCAGCCCGCACCAACGTCACAGCATCAAAGCGGCTGGTCAGGTCGGCGGTTACACCGACCACGACGCTGGCCTTGCCCTCCGCCGTGGAAACCAGCGCAACGACACCACTTTCCAATTGACGGGCGATAGCCTCGGCCAGACCCTTGAGTTCCTTGGGCGAAACATCGCCCAGATTACGGGCGGCAAGCTTGACGCCGCCGATTTCCTCAACCTTATCAGCAGCACCACCGGTTGCCAGCTTGCGCTGGGCATCGGCCAGCTGGGCTTCCAGCTTCTTGCGTTCCTCAAGCAGGGACGCAACGCGGGTGGCGACATCGCCGGGGGCTACACGCAGCAGGGATGCGGTCTCCTGAAGGCGACGCTCAGCCTCGGCAATCTGGGCCAGCGCGGCTTCTCCGGTGACCGCCTCAATCCGGCGTACCCCGGCGCTGACGGCACTCTCACCCGTAATGCGGAACAGTCCGATATCACCGGTACGCCCGACATGAGTGCCACCGCACAATTCAATAGAGTAGGCTGTTCTGCCCTCCTCCACCGGTGCGCCCATGGAGACGACACGCACTTCGTCGCCATATTTCTCACCGAACAGCGCCATGGCTCCCTCGGCCACCGCCTGCTCCGGCGTCATCAGGCGGGTGTTGACCGGGCTGTTCTGACGGATCAACGCGTTGACCTCTGCCTCCACCACAGCCAGATCGTCACGGGTGATCGGGGTGGGCTGGCTGACATCGAAACGCAGGCGATCCGGCGCATTCAAGCTGCCTTTCTGCGCCACATGCGTGCCAAGACGCCGACGGAGCGCTTCATGCAGCAGATGAGTAGCACTGTGATGGGCGCGGATGGCGCTGCGGCGCTGGTGATCAACCACCACTTCCACCGGCTGGCCGATCTGGGCCAGACCACTTTCCACCCGACCGAGATGCACGAACACATCGCCGAGTTTTTTCTGCGTGTCGGAAATGATAATGCGCAATCCGTCGGGACCAGTGATAATACCGGTATCACCAACCTGACCGCCACTCTCACCATAGAACGGGGTCTGGTTGAGCACCACGGCGACCTCGGTTCCGGCAGGCGCCGTCTCGGTCAGCGCACCATTGGCAACCAGCGCCCTGATTTCGGCTTCGGCTTTCTCTGTGGAGTAACCAAGGAACTCAGTGCCACCGACGCGATCACGGATTTCGAACCACACCCCTTCCTGAGCGGCATCACCGGAGCCGGACCAGGCGGCGCGGGCGCGACGGCGCTGCTCCGTCATGGCGGCATCAAACCCGGCCACATCGACGGCACGGCCCTGTTCGCGCAGCGCATCCTGCGTGAGATCGAGCGGGAAGCCATATGTGTCGTAGAGCTTGAACGCCACATCACCGCTGAGCGTCTGGCCCTCACCCAGCTTGCCGACCTCGTCGGACAGCATGGCGAGACCACGATCAAGCATGGCCTTGAAGCGGGTTTCCTCCAGCCTTAGCGTCTCGGTAATCAGGGGCTGGGCCTGCAGCAGCTCCCCATAGGCCGCGCCCATCTGCCGCACCAGCGCGGGCACCAGACGGTACAGCAGCGGCTCGGTCATGCCCATCAGATGAGCGTGGCGCATGGCACGACGCATGATACGACGCAACACGTAGCCACGTCCCTCGTTCGAGGGCAGCACACCATCCGCCATCAGGAAGCTGGTGGAGCGGAGATGGTCGGCCACCACGCGGTGGCTGGTCTTGTGGGGACCATCCGGATCCTGCCCGGTGGCTTCGGCACTGGCGACGATCAGGGCGCGCAGCGTGTCGGTATCATAGTTATCGTGCTTGCCTTGCAGCACGGCAGCCAGACGCTCCAGCCCCATGCCGGTATCGATGGAGGGGCGCGGCAGGCTCACACGTGTGCCGGGCGGCCCTTCCTCATACTGCATGAAGACAAGGTTCCAGATCTCGATAAACCGGTCACCATCCTCATCAGGGCTGCCCGGCGGCCCGCCCGGAATGGAAGGACCATGATCATAGAAGATTTCGGAACAGGGTCCGCACGGGCCGGTATCACCCATGCGCCAGAAATTATCAGCGGATGCAATGCGGATGATGCGCTCTTCCGGCAATCCGGCAATGGATTTCCATAGCCGGGCCGCATCGTCATCATCCTGATAGACCGTGACCAGCAGCTTTTCGGCCGGCAGACCGAATTCGCGCGTGACGACGTTCCAGGCATGGGTAATCGCCTGTTCCTTGAAATAATCGCCGAAGGAGAAATTCCCCAGCATTTCAAAGAAGGTATGATGCCGGGCGGTGTAGCCGACATTATCGAGGTCGTTATGCTTCCCCCCGGCGCGGACGCATTTCTGGGAGGTCGTGGCACGGCTGTAAGGCCGCCTTTCCTGCCCTGTGAACACGTTCTTGAACTGCACCATACCGCTGTTGACGAACAGCAGGGTGGGATCGTTACGCGGCACGAGCGGAGAGCTGTCGACCACCTCATGCCCGTTACGGGCGAAGTAGTTAAGGAACGTGGCGCGGATATCGTTGCTGGTGGCCATGCGACGATCGAGAACCTGATCATGAAGGGCGTCAGCCAATAGTGGCATCAGCCGGATGAAAGGATGAACGCGCCAAGTAGCCCATGCAGGCAGATCGGTCCATCCCCGTGTAAAAGGGGGGAGGTTACGCTCTTCACGTATATGCTGGGGAAGCTACAGGCACCGGGTGTTCTGAATTCAGAACACCTACGTCAGACTATCCCCGTGCATGCGGGGGAACCCGGATGATACATAAAGATACTTTCGTCCACTGTGGACTATCCCCGCGCACGCGGGGGAACCAACGCATTTTCTGACGTGTACGTGCTGGGCCAGGGACTATCCCCGCGCACGCGGGGGAACCTGGACTACCTCTCGCGGCGTGATCGGCGTCTCGGGACTATCCCCGCGCACGCGGGGGAACCGCCGGGACCAGAGTGGCACATTTTCTGGCACACGGACTATCCCCGCGCACGCGGGGGAACCTCTTGCTCGGATACCCGGGCAGATCCTGACTTGCTCACCGGCCTGAAGGCCGGTGAGCAAGTCAGTATGGTTGATCCGGTGCTGCGCTTGGCATCAGCACATTATGGGCTTGTGGGCCGGCAGGGCGCAGCGCGTGTCTATATGGTGATCGATCCACTATGCCCTTTCTCCACCCGCGCCTTCAGCACCTTGCGGGCTGCCATAGAAGAGGGGCGTATTCAGCTCGCCCTGGTGCCGATTTCGATCAATGATCATGAAAATGGCGGAGCATCTACGCTTGCAGCCTTGGAACTGCTTTCAGCCTCAGCGGCCGAGATGGGCGATACCTGGCGGCGGATCAGCAATCTCGGGCATGCCGAACCTGACCATACACCAAACGACACGGCACAAGCCGCGCTGACCTTAAACCTGGCTGCTGCCCACGCGATCCAGATGCGTGGAACGCCGACCTTTGTTTGGAAGGATCGCCTTGGTGTTTCCCGTAAGGAAGCCGGGGTACCAGATGACATCAATCAGTTCCTCGCGAGCCTGCCCCCCCATGAGTAATCGTCAACGCTACGCTGGACGTGTGGCCAAAGCCGTCGGATGGCTTCTTTTTCCGATCGAATACGCCTTCCGTCCGAGTATACGTGCGGCTCGCGAGGGGACGCGGCTGCTACGTGATCTACCTGTTATTACGCCTTCCAATACTTTTTCCGCAGCATCGTCAGAAACCGCGCCAGCGGATAGGAATGACGCGTCTGAACTCAGTTCTGTGCAAAAACGTACCCTTATGCTCTGCCGTTTGTTTGCGATTTTAATGCTGCTTGTTTTGATATGGTGGTGCCGTATTGTTTTTTTTCTTGGGCGAGATGTTTTTTCCCCGGCCAGTATTGAACTGTTGGCAATCGCTATAGTGATGGGAAGCCAGTGTTTGATCCTCGGGCTCACCAACTGGCAGGCAAGGACAGGCCGTGCGGCTGGATTCCTGGAGTTTCTGTCCGATGGCCGGAACGTCTGGCCGCGATAGGAGGTGAGAAGAGTAAGAGGGCGGAATGGATTTCCGTGACGGATGAGTGCCGAGAGAGAGGCTTTTGGCTTCCGTCATGGAGTTGTTCCGATGAACACGCAGGTTCTTGACGCCAGCCACCATCTCAGCGGCGGCTATAAGGTCGATGTCACGCGCGGCGAGCGCGTCGGCCGAGTTTCGTCAGAGTGGTTTTCACGGCCCGATGACGAGCGGTTCCTGTCGCTTGGTGAGCTGGACCGCTCGGTGCGCGATCGGTCCGTACGCAGCCGGACCCGTGTGGTGGAAACTGCGCTGATCCATGTCGAGGCGAGCCGTACTGATCCCGAGCGGCTGTCGCTGATCCTGCCCGACGCCGAGGCTCCAGTGGCCCTGACACACTGGAGCTTCGGTCAGTTGGCGAGCCAGGTCGGCGCACCCGCAGCCTATCTGCGTCAGCTTCCGGCAGCACTCGCCGGTATCAATCTGCAATACGGCCTGGCCTCAAACCGCATCGAACAGATCAAGACGCTGGAAACCGACAATGGCCGCGTCGAGCTTCGCGCCGTGACCGGCCCCGACTATGGGCGCATCTACGACCATGAGCTGGTGGAGGCAGTGCAGCGTATTGCCGGCAACGGCACGGGAGACACCCGCTGGAAAGTGCCGGGCGTGCTCGATTGGTCGACGGGTATCTATAACCCGCACGTCGATATCTCGAAAGATACGACGACTCTCTATGCCAGCGACCGCGATGTGTTCGTGTTTCTGGTCGACGACCTAAACCCCATCGAAGCCGGTCGCCTCCCAGACGGCTCTCCCGACCTGTTCTTTCGAGGATTCTATGCCTGGAACTCGGAGGTCGGTGCCAAGACGCTTGGCATGGCGAGCTTCTATCTGCGCGCCGTGTGCCAGAATCGCAATCTGTGGGGCGTCGAGGATTTCGAGGAGGTCAGCATCCGCCACAGCAAATACGCTGCTTCACGCTTCGCCCAGGAGGCAGCCCCGGCGCTGCTCAACTTTGCCAATTCGTCGCCCACGCCCTTCATCAACGGCATCAAAGCGGCGCGCGAACGTATTGTTGCTAATACTGACCAAGATCGCAACGACTTCCTGCGGCGACGCGGTTTCTCAAAAGCCGAGACCGTCAAGATCATCGACACAGTGTTGGCCGAGGAAGGCCATCCGCCCGAAAGCATCTTCGATTTTGTGCAAGGCATCACGGCGGTCGCACGCCACAAGCCGCATCAGGACGCTCGCCTCGATATGGAAGCCAAGGCGAAGAAGTTGCTTGATCGCGCCAATTGACCTCAACAAAGCCGGGAATACGGCTTTTCGTGTTTCCGGCTTTCACATTCAGCCTAAAACATTGACAAAAAAGTTTTGTAGGAACTTTTATACAAAAACTGATTTATCCTTGAAAACAGGAGTGCCGCCCATGACCATCACCACCCTATCGAGCCGGGAATTCAACCAGGACACCGGCCGGGCCAAGAAAGTCGCCTCAGATGGGCCAGTTTTCATTACCGACCGGGGCAAGCCCACCCATGTCCTGCTCAGCATTGAGGAATACCAGCGCATCACCGGCAAACGTCGGAGCATCGTTGATGCCCTGTCCATGCCCGGCCTTGCCGACATCGAGTTTGATCCGCCGCGCTCGCGGGAACTCGCTCGCGGGGCGGATTTCTCATAATGTTCCTGCTCGATACCAACGTCATTTCCGAACTTCGGAAGGCCGGTGACGGCAAAGCGGATGCCAATGTCGTCGCCTGGCTGTCCAGCGTGGATGCCACGACTTTCTATCTCTCCGCCGTCACTCTCATGGAAATCGAACTCGGCATCCTTCGGATCGAACGGCGCGATCCGCCCCAAGGGGCCAGGCTTCGTGCCTGGATGGATCACCATGTCTTACCCGAATTTGCGGATCGAACCTTGTCTGTCGATACCGCCGTGGCATTGCGTTGCGCACCCCTTCATGTGCCGGACCCGCGCCCCGAGCGGGATGCGTTCATTGCCGCGACAGCTCTGGCTCATGGCATGACGGTTGTGACCCGCAATCTGGCTGATTTCGCGCCAACGGGCGTGCCACTGCTCAATCCATGGGAGGAATCCCATTAGGATAAACAAGACAGAACACTGATTCGAACCTGTTTAAACCCATACGTCCGTGGCGCTGCCCTTTCAGAGGAAGAGGGCGGCGCTTCGCTTCGTGACGGATTTTAGGTCGAGAGAAAGTCTTTCGGCGTCTGTCGCGGAGTAATGATCATGGCATCTGCCAATCAGAAAATCACTTTGTCGTCGTCGCGCGATATCCCCTTCAACAAGCTGGTGCTCAGCCAGTCCAATGTCCGGCGTGTCAAGGTCGGCGTCTCGATCGAGGATCTTGCCGAATCTATCGCCAGGCGCGGCCTCATCCAGTCCTTGCACGTCCGGCCGGTTCTCGACGCCGATGGTCAAGAGACTGGCATGTTCGAGGTGCCTGCGGGCGGACGCC of Granulibacter bethesdensis contains these proteins:
- a CDS encoding type II toxin-antitoxin system VapC family toxin produces the protein MFLLDTNVISELRKAGDGKADANVVAWLSSVDATTFYLSAVTLMEIELGILRIERRDPPQGARLRAWMDHHVLPEFADRTLSVDTAVALRCAPLHVPDPRPERDAFIAATALAHGMTVVTRNLADFAPTGVPLLNPWEESH
- a CDS encoding type II toxin-antitoxin system Phd/YefM family antitoxin; this translates as MTITTLSSREFNQDTGRAKKVASDGPVFITDRGKPTHVLLSIEEYQRITGKRRSIVDALSMPGLADIEFDPPRSRELARGADFS
- a CDS encoding DUF932 domain-containing protein, encoding MNTQVLDASHHLSGGYKVDVTRGERVGRVSSEWFSRPDDERFLSLGELDRSVRDRSVRSRTRVVETALIHVEASRTDPERLSLILPDAEAPVALTHWSFGQLASQVGAPAAYLRQLPAALAGINLQYGLASNRIEQIKTLETDNGRVELRAVTGPDYGRIYDHELVEAVQRIAGNGTGDTRWKVPGVLDWSTGIYNPHVDISKDTTTLYASDRDVFVFLVDDLNPIEAGRLPDGSPDLFFRGFYAWNSEVGAKTLGMASFYLRAVCQNRNLWGVEDFEEVSIRHSKYAASRFAQEAAPALLNFANSSPTPFINGIKAARERIVANTDQDRNDFLRRRGFSKAETVKIIDTVLAEEGHPPESIFDFVQGITAVARHKPHQDARLDMEAKAKKLLDRAN